A portion of the Capsicum annuum cultivar UCD-10X-F1 unplaced genomic scaffold, UCD10Xv1.1 ctg61456, whole genome shotgun sequence genome contains these proteins:
- the LOC124893549 gene encoding translation initiation factor IF-2-like yields SGGWRLGTGRRLAGDRVAAGGRAGVPLRGGTGRTGKGGVGVCTTGGGGGPAWNRRSAPEGGGERRRGRCRGPEFGAGGGVESAPGTGDRCGREGERVGAGGRHRSRRSGPEVGSGRHRRLTTATGAGDRS; encoded by the coding sequence AGCGGCGGGTGGCGGCTGGGGACCGGGCGGCGGCTGGCTGGGGACAGGGTGGCGGCTGGGGGGAGGGCTGGTGTACCCCTTCGGGGGGGTACGGGCAGGACAGGtaagggtggggtgggggtcTGCACaaccggggggggggggggaccgGCTTGGAATCGGAGGTCGGCGCCGGAGGGTGGCGGGGAGCGGCGACGGGGTCGGTGCCGCGGACCGGAGTTCGGTGCCGGCGGTGGAGTCGagtcggcgccggggaccggggacCGGTGCgggagagagggagagagggtcGGCGCCGGAGGTCGGCATCGGAGCCGGAGGTCGGGCCCGGAGGTTGGGTCGGGTCGGCACCGACGGTTGACGACGGCGACGGGGGCCGGTGACCGGAGCTAG